A single window of Methanothermobacter marburgensis str. Marburg DNA harbors:
- a CDS encoding protein translocase SEC61 complex subunit gamma, producing MKYRDSVLNFIKQSKRVLKVSKKPTRDEYLNVSKVTGIGIILIGVIGFIISIIAQLLGG from the coding sequence ATGAAATACAGGGATTCTGTTCTGAATTTTATCAAGCAGTCAAAGAGGGTATTGAAGGTATCAAAGAAACCCACAAGGGACGAATACCTCAACGTGTCAAAGGTGACAGGTATCGGTATAATATTAATAGGTGTAATAGGATTCATAATAAGTATAATTGCCCAGTTACTGGGTGGCTGA
- the comA gene encoding phosphosulfolactate synthase, whose protein sequence is MNAFDFLTPPRRGKPRKNGITMVLDKGMGIKTARDLMEISSDYVDFIKFGWGTLPLHRRDAVMEKIEMYRSFDVEAYPGGTLFEIAYLNDKIQEYFDEARSLGFETLEISNGTVEIETDEKCELIEKAVNEGFQIISEVGKKDPVRDRLLSPEDRVELVRADLKAGACMVLMEARESGHNIGIYDENGNVKEEEFNHLLNELPQDRIIWEAPQKNQQVYFILKIGPDVNLGNIPPEEITALETIRRGLRGDTLGKVNL, encoded by the coding sequence ATGAACGCCTTTGACTTTCTCACACCTCCAAGGCGTGGGAAACCCAGAAAAAATGGAATAACCATGGTTCTCGATAAGGGAATGGGCATTAAAACAGCCCGTGACCTCATGGAGATTTCATCAGATTACGTTGATTTCATAAAGTTTGGATGGGGAACCCTCCCCCTCCACAGACGTGACGCTGTCATGGAAAAAATTGAGATGTACCGTTCATTCGATGTGGAGGCCTATCCTGGGGGCACCCTATTTGAGATCGCCTATCTCAACGATAAAATTCAGGAGTACTTTGACGAGGCAAGAAGCCTTGGTTTTGAAACACTGGAAATATCAAATGGAACCGTTGAGATTGAAACCGATGAAAAATGTGAACTTATAGAGAAAGCGGTCAACGAGGGGTTCCAGATCATATCAGAGGTTGGTAAAAAGGACCCGGTAAGGGACAGACTTCTCAGCCCGGAGGATAGGGTTGAACTTGTCAGGGCCGACCTCAAAGCTGGAGCCTGCATGGTGCTCATGGAGGCCCGGGAGAGCGGCCATAATATAGGTATATACGATGAGAATGGAAACGTAAAGGAGGAAGAATTCAACCACCTCCTCAATGAACTCCCGCAGGATAGGATAATATGGGAGGCCCCCCAGAAAAACCAGCAGGTTTACTTCATACTGAAAATAGGACCAGACGTTAACCTTGGAAACATACCCCCCGAAGAGATAACAGCCCTTGAAACCATAAGAAGAGGCTTGAGGGGAGATACTCTCGGAAAGGTGAATCTTTAA
- a CDS encoding TIGR00295 family protein, translating to MSIHLLRSAGCPEWVVDHSLAVRKKALELAENLPVNRELVEEGALLHDIGRCRTSGVEHAVEGARILRELGYPVEVIRIVERHVGAGIPDDEADALGLPPGNYMPETLEEKIVAHADNLINGSDEVDIDFVIKKWSDRLGKNHPSIDRLRQLHEELMEMSR from the coding sequence TTGAGCATCCATCTACTTCGAAGTGCTGGATGTCCTGAATGGGTGGTGGACCACTCACTGGCCGTCAGAAAAAAGGCCCTTGAACTGGCAGAAAACCTCCCTGTTAACAGAGAACTTGTTGAAGAGGGTGCCCTGCTTCATGATATAGGCCGCTGCAGGACCAGTGGAGTTGAGCATGCAGTTGAGGGGGCCCGTATCCTCAGGGAACTCGGTTACCCTGTGGAGGTCATCAGGATAGTTGAGAGGCATGTGGGTGCAGGGATACCTGATGACGAGGCTGATGCCCTGGGACTTCCGCCTGGAAACTACATGCCAGAGACCCTTGAAGAGAAGATTGTGGCCCACGCAGATAACCTCATAAATGGCTCAGACGAGGTTGATATTGATTTTGTGATTAAAAAATGGTCTGATCGTCTTGGAAAGAATCATCCATCAATAGATCGCCTCAGGCAACTTCATGAAGAACTCATGGAGATGTCAAGATAG
- a CDS encoding glutamate synthase-related protein, which yields MKEQDRECLCPDCPSYPGHGDDEMLFCATGSSRYEVNERGCLCTSCPVYQKYGLRELYFCNTESLNGIRMRREGPSESHSDHMNIIHIKEAAATGEAPLESMGSQKRLPLGLDDIHFVPAQVSSIPLNADEPVETGVTIGEMADKPLKLSSPIMISGMSYGAVSKNTRMAIASTAAKLGIGFNSGEGGVLEYEMEKAGDYLIVQYSTGRFGVTEDILQRAAAIEIRFGQGAYPGKGSYLPPEKITDDVARVRGLKEGEGSYSPAHHPDIRNQEELREKVSYLRELSGGSPVGAKIGCGNVEDDVKALLDAGVDFIALDGFGGGTGAVNPHIRDSTGIPLIAAIPRAAKVIVNEGLEGRVSLIAGGGLRTGADMAKCLALGADAVYIGTAALIAMNCQQHRLCHTGMCPTGITTHDPALVKHLDTKKAAERLENYIRVSTAEIADFARITGKNDIKKLNHEDLVALKKDVAELTGLRWLNGL from the coding sequence ATGAAGGAACAGGACAGGGAATGTTTATGCCCGGATTGCCCGAGTTATCCCGGCCACGGGGACGATGAGATGCTCTTCTGTGCCACCGGGAGCAGCAGATACGAGGTTAATGAAAGGGGATGTCTCTGCACATCATGCCCTGTTTATCAGAAATATGGCCTCAGGGAACTCTATTTCTGTAACACGGAATCACTGAATGGCATCCGTATGAGGAGGGAAGGTCCCTCCGAAAGTCACAGTGACCACATGAACATAATCCATATCAAGGAGGCTGCAGCAACAGGTGAAGCGCCCCTGGAGTCAATGGGATCTCAAAAGAGGCTGCCGCTTGGACTTGATGACATACACTTTGTACCGGCACAGGTGTCCTCCATACCCCTAAACGCAGATGAACCCGTGGAAACAGGTGTTACCATAGGGGAGATGGCAGACAAACCCCTGAAACTGAGCTCCCCCATAATGATAAGCGGTATGAGCTATGGTGCTGTCTCAAAAAACACAAGGATGGCCATTGCATCCACTGCAGCAAAACTGGGGATAGGTTTCAATTCAGGTGAGGGGGGCGTCCTTGAATATGAGATGGAGAAGGCTGGAGATTACCTCATAGTCCAGTATTCAACAGGTAGATTCGGAGTCACAGAGGATATACTTCAGAGGGCCGCCGCCATAGAAATAAGATTCGGTCAGGGGGCATACCCAGGTAAAGGAAGTTATCTGCCCCCTGAAAAAATCACAGATGACGTGGCAAGGGTTCGTGGGCTTAAAGAAGGTGAGGGCTCATATTCTCCCGCACATCACCCTGACATCAGAAACCAGGAGGAACTCAGAGAGAAGGTATCATACCTAAGAGAACTCTCTGGAGGTTCTCCTGTTGGTGCCAAGATCGGATGTGGAAACGTTGAGGACGATGTGAAAGCCCTCCTTGATGCCGGTGTTGACTTCATAGCTCTCGATGGATTTGGAGGGGGTACAGGTGCTGTTAACCCGCATATAAGGGACAGCACAGGCATACCACTCATTGCAGCCATACCCAGGGCCGCCAAGGTTATTGTCAACGAGGGCCTTGAGGGTAGAGTATCCCTGATTGCAGGGGGAGGCCTCAGGACAGGGGCTGATATGGCAAAATGCCTTGCCCTGGGTGCAGATGCAGTTTACATAGGTACCGCGGCCCTTATTGCCATGAACTGCCAGCAGCACAGGCTATGCCACACAGGCATGTGTCCAACGGGTATAACCACCCATGACCCTGCCCTTGTGAAGCACCTGGACACCAAGAAGGCTGCTGAACGGCTTGAAAACTATATAAGAGTATCAACAGCCGAAATCGCTGATTTTGCAAGGATAACCGGAAAGAATGATATTAAAAAACTGAATCACGAGGACCTTGTAGCCCTTAAAAAGGATGTGGCAGAACTCACAGGTCTCAGATGGTTGAATGGTCTCTAA
- a CDS encoding 50S ribosomal protein L1, which yields MQQEIMEAVKKAKELSRPRNFTQSMDVILNIKDLDVNKPENRFDEEVSLPNGRGKDVKIAVIADGELALQAKNAGADLVITKDELEELGKNRKEAKKLANSYEFFVAQADMMPLVGRFLGPVLGPRKKMPKPVPATINPEPILKKLRDTVKVRIKDQPVVHTVVGTEDMDDEKLAENIEAVLQTIDRKLEKGRNQLKSMYVKTTMGPVVRVI from the coding sequence ATGCAACAGGAGATTATGGAAGCGGTGAAGAAGGCCAAGGAACTTTCAAGGCCGAGAAACTTCACACAGTCCATGGATGTTATTCTTAACATCAAGGACCTTGACGTCAACAAACCAGAGAACAGGTTTGACGAGGAAGTTTCTCTACCCAACGGCCGCGGTAAGGATGTTAAAATCGCCGTGATCGCCGATGGGGAACTGGCTCTCCAGGCTAAGAACGCTGGAGCCGACCTTGTGATAACCAAGGATGAACTTGAAGAACTTGGCAAAAACCGAAAGGAAGCAAAGAAACTTGCCAACAGCTATGAATTCTTCGTGGCCCAGGCAGACATGATGCCCCTGGTGGGGCGGTTCCTTGGACCGGTTCTTGGACCCAGAAAGAAGATGCCAAAACCGGTGCCAGCAACAATAAACCCGGAGCCCATACTCAAGAAACTCAGGGACACTGTCAAGGTGAGAATCAAGGACCAGCCTGTGGTTCACACCGTGGTTGGCACAGAGGATATGGATGATGAGAAACTTGCCGAGAACATAGAGGCGGTTCTGCAGACAATTGACCGCAAACTTGAGAAGGGCAGAAACCAGCTTAAGTCCATGTACGTTAAAACGACCATGGGCCCGGTAGTGAGGGTGATTTAA
- a CDS encoding coenzyme F420-0:L-glutamate ligase gives MPRDGYTTVPVRTDYIKPGEGLWKIMERAGELVVDGDFLVVSETPISVAQGNLVDESEFEASRTAIILADLWSKYIWGHVLGPIFGIKERTLKNLRNLPPEARNHKEVVLRYYGLKHALKPASEAGIDLSNVPGTYVSLLPENPVGTAKSIAEGILSKFGVDVTVVVIDTDATYRILGRYFTSLPTAAPGIISDTGFLGYIAGRFSRKRWPTPLASSRPAATEVLLEVASVAEEYHERHSSRKTVYDMASELESEPETVTVEMLSSLEHVPAVIVRPPLK, from the coding sequence ATGCCCAGAGATGGATACACCACGGTACCTGTGAGGACGGACTACATAAAGCCTGGTGAGGGTTTATGGAAAATCATGGAGAGGGCAGGTGAACTGGTAGTTGATGGGGATTTCCTTGTGGTCTCTGAAACCCCCATCTCGGTTGCCCAGGGAAACCTCGTTGATGAATCAGAATTTGAAGCCTCCAGGACCGCCATCATTCTTGCAGACCTCTGGTCAAAGTACATCTGGGGCCATGTTCTCGGACCCATTTTTGGAATAAAGGAAAGAACCCTGAAAAACCTTAGAAACCTCCCCCCCGAGGCAAGAAACCATAAGGAGGTTGTGCTCCGATATTATGGGCTGAAACATGCCCTCAAACCGGCCTCAGAGGCCGGAATTGATTTGAGCAACGTCCCCGGCACATATGTTTCACTTCTTCCTGAAAACCCTGTGGGTACTGCAAAATCCATTGCAGAGGGGATTCTGAGTAAATTCGGTGTCGATGTCACCGTGGTTGTTATTGACACCGACGCAACCTACCGAATCCTTGGGAGGTATTTCACATCACTTCCCACAGCTGCACCGGGTATAATCTCAGATACCGGGTTCCTGGGTTACATTGCAGGGAGGTTTTCCAGGAAAAGATGGCCAACACCCCTTGCATCCTCAAGGCCCGCTGCCACTGAGGTGCTCCTTGAGGTGGCATCCGTAGCCGAGGAGTACCATGAAAGGCACAGTAGCAGAAAAACCGTGTATGATATGGCCAGTGAACTTGAAAGTGAACCCGAAACAGTTACGGTTGAAATGCTGTCCTCACTGGAACATGTGCCGGCGGTTATTGTTAGACCCCCGCTGAAGTGA
- a CDS encoding pyruvate kinase alpha/beta domain-containing protein, whose product MMESICYFERPGKENTERVLELVKERADKLGIRDFVVASVSGETALRLSEMVEGNIVSVTHHAGFREKGKLELEPDMREKLIERGVSVYAGSHALSGVGRGISNKFGGVTPVEVMAETLRMVSQGFKVCVEISIMAADAGLIPVDREVIAIGGTAWGADTALVLTPTHMNSVFDLRIHEIIAMPRP is encoded by the coding sequence GTGATGGAGAGTATATGTTACTTTGAAAGACCAGGTAAGGAGAACACTGAAAGGGTCCTTGAACTTGTTAAGGAAAGGGCAGATAAACTGGGGATCAGGGACTTTGTGGTGGCCTCGGTATCCGGTGAAACAGCACTCAGGTTATCTGAGATGGTTGAGGGAAACATTGTTTCTGTAACACACCACGCCGGTTTCAGGGAGAAGGGCAAACTTGAACTTGAACCCGACATGAGGGAGAAACTGATTGAAAGGGGCGTCAGTGTATATGCAGGTTCACATGCACTCAGCGGTGTTGGAAGGGGGATATCAAATAAGTTCGGCGGAGTCACACCTGTTGAGGTGATGGCTGAAACCCTCAGGATGGTTTCACAGGGCTTCAAGGTATGTGTTGAGATATCTATAATGGCAGCTGACGCAGGCCTTATACCTGTTGACAGGGAGGTCATAGCCATAGGCGGCACTGCATGGGGGGCTGACACGGCCCTGGTTCTCACACCGACGCATATGAACAGCGTATTTGACCTGAGAATCCATGAGATCATTGCGATGCCAAGGCCATAG
- a CDS encoding 50S ribosomal protein L11 encodes MAKETVEILIDGGKATPGPPLGPAIGPLGINMMQVVEEINRKTADFEGMKVPVKIIVDTDTRDFEVEVGTPPTTALIMDELKIEKGSQDPGMDKIADISMEQVLKIARMKFDALLSNDYKQAVKEIMGTCVSMGVTVNGKDPREVQREVDQGVYDDLLTS; translated from the coding sequence ATGGCTAAAGAAACCGTTGAAATTCTTATTGATGGTGGAAAAGCCACTCCAGGACCACCACTGGGTCCTGCGATTGGTCCGCTTGGAATTAACATGATGCAGGTTGTTGAGGAGATAAACCGCAAGACCGCGGATTTCGAGGGAATGAAGGTCCCGGTTAAGATCATAGTTGATACCGACACAAGGGACTTTGAGGTTGAGGTTGGTACGCCACCAACAACCGCCCTGATCATGGATGAACTCAAGATCGAGAAGGGTTCACAGGACCCGGGCATGGACAAGATAGCAGACATATCCATGGAGCAGGTGCTGAAGATAGCAAGGATGAAGTTCGACGCCCTCCTCTCAAACGACTACAAACAGGCAGTCAAGGAGATCATGGGTACCTGCGTGAGCATGGGTGTAACAGTGAATGGCAAGGACCCCAGGGAGGTTCAGAGGGAAGTTGATCAGGGAGTCTATGATGACCTCCTCACATCATAA
- a CDS encoding GTP-binding protein has protein sequence MRMVIVAGTPGSGKTAVLMHTLKSLKARGFNSSVVKIDCLYTDDDKKFEKIGAPTLVGLSMDMCPDHYAIYNIDDMIKWAEKNESDFLIIETAGLCHRCAPYTKNCLGVCVIDATSGPNTPLKVGPFLSTADIAVVTKGDMISQAEREIFRERILEVNPSAKIIEANGLSGQGCMELAEEMIESREVSLENEELRHSAPLAVCTLCVGETRVNKKHHRGILRRIDGFQTYEGE, from the coding sequence ATGAGAATGGTAATAGTTGCTGGAACACCAGGATCCGGGAAAACAGCAGTCCTCATGCACACACTGAAGAGTCTCAAGGCGAGGGGATTCAATTCATCGGTGGTTAAAATAGACTGCCTATACACCGATGACGACAAGAAGTTTGAGAAGATAGGTGCGCCCACCCTTGTGGGCCTCTCAATGGATATGTGCCCGGACCACTACGCCATCTACAACATAGATGACATGATAAAATGGGCCGAGAAGAATGAATCTGACTTCCTTATCATTGAAACAGCAGGATTGTGTCACCGTTGCGCCCCCTACACAAAGAACTGCCTGGGTGTTTGCGTTATAGACGCTACAAGCGGCCCCAACACCCCCCTGAAGGTTGGGCCCTTCCTTTCAACCGCAGACATTGCTGTTGTTACCAAGGGGGATATGATATCCCAGGCAGAGAGGGAAATATTCAGGGAGCGTATACTGGAGGTTAACCCATCGGCAAAGATAATAGAGGCAAATGGCCTCAGCGGACAGGGATGCATGGAACTTGCAGAGGAAATGATAGAGAGCAGAGAGGTTTCCCTTGAAAACGAGGAACTCCGTCACTCAGCACCCCTTGCAGTCTGCACCCTCTGTGTGGGCGAGACAAGGGTCAATAAGAAGCACCACAGGGGAATACTCAGAAGAATAGACGGCTTCCAGACCTATGAGGGAGAATGA
- the ftsZ gene encoding cell division protein FtsZ produces the protein MKFINDAIKESEKREKPSSISMNSEIDQELREIIENSRAKIYVVGTGGAGNNTVTRLSEIGVEGAETIAINTDAQDLFYTVANRKLLIGRNVCGGLGAGGVPEVGEECAEESEDDIRRELEGADMVFVTCGLGGGTGTGSAPVISKLAKKAGALTIAVATMPFSAEGLKRRENAEKGLEKLQSAADTVIVIPNDKLLEVAPNLPLNKAFMVADEILGRAVKGITELITRPGLVSLDFADVRSIMKGSGMAMIGMGEAEAGDRALESVYEALNSPLLDLDISNAKGALINISGSSDLTLQEAERIVEVVAEELDPDANIIWGAQIQDELQNVIRTTIVVAGVRSPYIYGSHGSAEKEFFEEKQREKDSVDESVLEEFIDGVF, from the coding sequence TTGAAATTCATTAACGATGCCATAAAGGAATCTGAGAAAAGGGAAAAGCCATCTTCCATCTCGATGAACTCAGAAATCGACCAGGAACTTCGGGAAATAATCGAAAATAGCAGGGCGAAGATATACGTTGTTGGGACCGGCGGGGCGGGTAACAACACCGTAACAAGGCTCAGTGAAATAGGAGTTGAGGGTGCTGAGACAATAGCCATTAACACAGATGCCCAGGACCTCTTCTACACGGTTGCTAACCGGAAGCTGCTCATAGGAAGGAATGTATGCGGGGGTCTTGGCGCGGGCGGAGTACCTGAAGTTGGAGAGGAATGTGCCGAGGAAAGTGAGGATGATATCCGCAGGGAGCTTGAAGGGGCTGACATGGTCTTTGTGACCTGCGGTCTTGGGGGAGGCACAGGAACCGGATCGGCACCTGTGATATCCAAGCTGGCCAAAAAGGCCGGTGCACTCACAATAGCAGTCGCAACCATGCCCTTCAGTGCAGAGGGCCTTAAAAGAAGGGAGAATGCTGAGAAGGGTCTTGAGAAACTTCAGAGTGCTGCCGATACCGTGATAGTGATCCCCAATGACAAGCTTCTCGAGGTTGCACCCAACCTTCCCCTCAACAAGGCATTCATGGTTGCAGATGAAATCCTTGGAAGGGCCGTTAAGGGGATAACGGAACTCATAACCAGGCCAGGTCTTGTGAGCCTTGACTTTGCTGATGTTAGGAGCATAATGAAGGGCTCAGGAATGGCAATGATTGGAATGGGTGAAGCCGAGGCAGGTGACAGGGCCCTTGAATCAGTTTACGAGGCTCTTAACAGCCCGCTACTTGATCTGGACATATCCAATGCAAAGGGTGCACTTATCAATATCTCTGGAAGCTCCGACCTGACACTTCAGGAGGCCGAAAGGATAGTTGAGGTTGTTGCCGAGGAACTGGATCCTGATGCAAACATAATATGGGGTGCACAGATTCAGGATGAACTGCAGAATGTTATAAGAACAACGATTGTTGTTGCGGGCGTGAGGTCGCCGTACATATACGGCTCACATGGTTCTGCAGAGAAGGAGTTCTTCGAGGAAAAACAGCGGGAGAAGGACTCTGTGGATGAGTCTGTACTGGAAGAATTTATAGATGGAGTATTCTGA
- a CDS encoding transcription elongation factor Spt5: MEDSKNSIYALKTSVGQEKNVARMLARKVRDSGIEINAILVPESLRGYILVESSSKIDMRNPAIRVPHLRGVVEGKTEGESKIEFEEVKRFLKPEPIISSIKKGSIVELISGPFKGERAKVIRIDESREEVVLELIEAAVPIPVTVKGDQIRIIQKEAD; this comes from the coding sequence ATGGAAGATAGTAAAAATTCCATCTATGCCCTTAAGACCTCGGTGGGTCAGGAGAAGAATGTGGCAAGGATGCTGGCCAGGAAGGTAAGGGATAGTGGTATTGAGATAAACGCGATTCTTGTTCCAGAGTCCCTCAGGGGCTACATCCTTGTTGAGTCCTCCTCAAAGATCGACATGAGAAACCCTGCCATAAGGGTTCCCCACTTAAGGGGTGTTGTTGAGGGAAAAACCGAGGGTGAATCAAAGATAGAATTTGAGGAGGTTAAGAGGTTCCTCAAACCTGAACCCATAATATCATCCATTAAGAAGGGTAGCATCGTTGAGCTGATCTCAGGGCCATTCAAGGGTGAAAGGGCAAAGGTTATCCGTATAGATGAATCCAGAGAGGAAGTTGTACTTGAACTCATAGAGGCTGCAGTGCCAATTCCTGTAACAGTTAAAGGTGATCAGATTAGAATAATACAAAAGGAGGCTGATTAA
- a CDS encoding (Fe-S)-binding protein, giving the protein MPGDRSLRERVTELLPGYNCGICGYARCDEYASALLKGRTEIDRCHFMYQELFTDNLQKLQEILKEEDLLPEEKKVVGVLDGYEADFILKPLPKEGSCREVLFPFSRAELKKGDIIRYRPLGCPITHFAEILDENNGLITVHIVGPCHRLGSEDFEFRDIGVCLVGGFEGMIDGELPNIGDTVRFLPAHCMMQKVHSGVVVQLEGRRAIIEGIDLKVWAPPVRAR; this is encoded by the coding sequence ATGCCAGGAGACAGATCACTCAGAGAAAGGGTTACAGAACTTCTTCCCGGATACAACTGCGGTATCTGCGGCTATGCAAGGTGCGACGAATATGCCTCCGCACTCCTCAAGGGGCGGACAGAGATCGACAGATGCCACTTCATGTACCAGGAGCTTTTTACAGACAACCTTCAGAAGCTCCAGGAGATCCTCAAGGAGGAGGACCTCCTGCCAGAGGAGAAGAAGGTTGTGGGTGTCCTTGACGGGTACGAGGCAGATTTCATACTGAAGCCCCTCCCTAAGGAGGGTTCATGCAGGGAGGTACTCTTTCCATTTTCAAGGGCTGAGCTTAAAAAGGGGGATATAATCCGTTACAGACCCCTGGGGTGCCCCATAACCCACTTTGCAGAGATACTGGATGAAAACAACGGACTCATAACTGTCCACATCGTTGGGCCATGTCACCGCCTTGGCAGCGAGGACTTTGAGTTCAGGGACATCGGGGTCTGCCTGGTGGGGGGCTTCGAGGGCATGATCGATGGGGAACTCCCCAACATCGGCGACACAGTGAGATTCCTCCCGGCCCACTGCATGATGCAGAAGGTCCACTCAGGGGTCGTGGTACAGCTTGAAGGCAGGAGGGCCATCATAGAGGGCATAGACCTCAAGGTCTGGGCCCCGCCTGTGAGGGCCAGATGA
- a CDS encoding ATP-binding cassette domain-containing protein produces the protein MIEKITVIGGYDKYGEKEPVEKVEIRKGEIFGVVGPTGSGKSSLIGDIEQLAQKDTFSKRKILVNDEEPSYEDRTNPRKKMVAQLSQNMNFLADMTVGEFLSLHAKCRGASERCVDRVIQLANTLTGEPIKKEHDLTILSGGQSRALMVADVAIISDSPIVLIDEIENAGIRKHDALKVLAGHGKIVLVVTHDPVLALMTDKRIVMKHGGMQKIVTTTAQEKKISRELNKIDELMLSLREKVRRGELVESIDLTEIIKG, from the coding sequence ATGATAGAGAAAATCACAGTAATTGGCGGTTATGACAAATACGGAGAGAAGGAACCGGTTGAGAAGGTTGAAATAAGAAAAGGTGAAATTTTTGGTGTGGTCGGCCCAACAGGAAGCGGTAAAAGCTCACTTATAGGTGACATCGAACAGCTGGCCCAGAAGGACACCTTCTCCAAGAGAAAAATCCTGGTGAACGACGAAGAGCCAAGTTACGAGGACCGTACAAACCCCCGAAAGAAGATGGTGGCACAGCTTTCCCAGAACATGAACTTCCTGGCGGACATGACAGTGGGAGAGTTTCTCAGCCTCCACGCCAAGTGCCGGGGTGCCAGTGAAAGGTGCGTGGACCGTGTGATCCAACTTGCAAACACCCTCACCGGTGAACCCATCAAAAAGGAGCACGACCTCACAATACTCAGCGGGGGGCAGTCAAGGGCCCTCATGGTTGCAGATGTTGCCATAATAAGTGACTCTCCCATAGTGCTCATAGATGAAATTGAAAATGCAGGTATAAGGAAACACGATGCGCTCAAGGTGCTGGCAGGACACGGTAAAATAGTTCTGGTTGTAACCCACGACCCTGTGCTTGCACTCATGACCGACAAGAGAATAGTGATGAAGCATGGTGGTATGCAGAAGATAGTTACAACAACAGCCCAGGAGAAGAAGATATCCCGTGAACTCAACAAGATAGATGAACTCATGCTCAGCCTCCGTGAGAAGGTGCGGAGGGGAGAGCTGGTTGAGAGCATAGACCTCACAGAGATAATAAAAGGTTAA
- a CDS encoding 50S ribosomal protein L10, which translates to MAHVAEWKKKEVQELQDLIKSHEVVGIANLADIPARQLQKMRQTLRDSALIRMSKKTLISLALEKAGKELENVDSLSDYMEGQPALIFTDMNPFKLFKILEDSKTPAPAKPGAIAPADIVVPKGDTGFAPGPILGELQQIGIPAKIEKGKIVVSNDHVVVKAGEEIPPKVAGILTRLDIQPLEVGIDLRAAYENQTVYTADILTIDEEKTLSDIQKAFSQAFNLSVNAVIYTRETMPAIIQKAASKSFNLAYNASILTSETTDLLLAKAYAQMLALAAAAAEVNAEAVDDELRDKLSSRAAAPAPEEKEEEVEEEAEEEEEEEEEDAAAGLGALFG; encoded by the coding sequence ATGGCTCACGTGGCTGAATGGAAGAAGAAGGAGGTTCAGGAGCTCCAGGACCTCATCAAAAGTCATGAAGTGGTTGGTATAGCTAACCTTGCAGATATACCTGCAAGACAGCTACAGAAGATGCGCCAGACACTCCGTGACAGTGCACTCATCAGAATGTCAAAGAAGACACTGATCAGCCTTGCCCTGGAAAAAGCTGGCAAAGAACTTGAAAACGTTGATTCCCTCTCTGATTATATGGAGGGCCAGCCTGCACTCATATTCACTGATATGAACCCATTCAAACTCTTCAAGATTCTTGAGGACAGCAAAACCCCTGCCCCTGCCAAGCCAGGCGCCATAGCTCCGGCAGATATAGTTGTCCCCAAGGGGGATACCGGCTTTGCCCCGGGCCCAATCCTGGGGGAGCTTCAGCAGATAGGCATCCCCGCCAAGATCGAGAAGGGAAAGATCGTGGTTTCAAATGACCATGTTGTGGTGAAGGCCGGGGAGGAGATACCCCCCAAGGTGGCAGGAATATTAACAAGACTGGATATACAGCCACTTGAGGTTGGAATAGACCTCAGGGCAGCATATGAAAATCAGACAGTCTACACAGCAGACATCCTGACCATAGATGAGGAAAAAACCTTATCTGACATTCAGAAAGCATTTTCACAGGCATTTAACCTGTCAGTTAACGCAGTCATATACACACGCGAAACAATGCCTGCGATTATCCAGAAGGCTGCTTCGAAGTCATTCAACCTTGCATACAATGCATCAATCCTCACCTCAGAGACAACTGATCTGCTGCTTGCAAAGGCCTATGCCCAGATGCTTGCACTGGCCGCTGCAGCTGCAGAGGTTAACGCTGAAGCAGTTGATGATGAACTGAGGGATAAATTGTCTTCAAGGGCAGCAGCACCCGCCCCTGAAGAGAAAGAGGAAGAGGTTGAAGAAGAAGCTGAAGAGGAAGAAGAAGAGGAAGAAGAGGATGCAGCCGCTGGTCTCGGCGCACTCTTCGGATAA